DNA from Rhinolophus sinicus isolate RSC01 linkage group LG16, ASM3656204v1, whole genome shotgun sequence:
AAAATGTGATGTGTCTTCTGGGATGCCTGGGTCTAGATGTTAGTACATCTAGATAAAAAGGGGAATATAATATTGCCCTGTGTGAGAGGAACTATCTCAATTGACAAAGAAACTCGCTTTTCAGCTCTTCAGTACCAGGACACCTGCCTCAAACTTCCCAAGCCTTTCTCTGGGTAGATCGTGTAATAATAACTCTTCACACAGATTTTACCGTAAACCTTAGTACTTAATGAAGACTTTCCACCACCAGAACTATCTAAGCCTGTTCTGATTCTAGAACTTAGGTTCACCCCAAATTGTTCACAATCAATCTTTAACTCCACAGGTATGATCCCATCTAGATAGACCAGAGTCATTACAATTTAGCTatcttcaaaacagaaaaatccttGTTTATTAGcattccaactttttaaaaacattgctaGTTTCTTCTTTAAACCACAGTTCTGAGATTCTGTACCCTGAATATTTTTTGGCAAAAAATCCTATTTGTTTGCTAAGCCAAGTATATTCTCCACTTCTCAAAAATGTATAGCTAAGAATCAATATCCCATGGCTTTGTGTCGAAATGTAATTAAATGAGCTACTTTATGAAGCAATGAGCAGAGAAAACATGGAAATGTTTAGGGTGGTGCTGGCAAGCAGAGAAGTGGTGAGTGGAGACGTAAATCCACCCCGAGCAGAAACCACCAGGTTCCCACGAGCTGGCATACCAGTTCTCATTCCTGCTGGACTGCTCTCCTGGCCAGTGTTCCCTGAGCTGCTCCTGTGCTCTGCCGAACGACAGAGCCTTTGGGTTTCTTTGTAGTATTCCAGTTCTCAAAGGCATTCTCCTCAACTCTTCACAGATATTCATTCCTTCCCTTCCAGCACCGCTCATTTTTCAACATCGGATGCTAGCTCCTTGCTACGTGTTTCCTGGTTCCTGGGATACGACAATTCTTGAAACTACATGACCCTTCCATTCCAACACTAGTAGATTTCTCCACAAAGTGGGTGCTTCTAAAACAGTGCCTATCATTTGACCTGGCAACTTCCACGTCTAAGAACTTACGCGAAGGACACTGACATGCAGTACATTGTTTTACATACAGATGTTCATCACCGCGGTTTATGAGACGGCGGCAAAAGGAAGCCGTCTAAATAAAAGGAGACCAGTGACAGAAaacttaagaaattttttttgaaCCAAGCCTTACAGAATTCAAGTCCTTAATTACTATAACATTTGACCAATTGTCAATTTATAAACAGAAGTAGAGAATTATTTCCTGAGAAAACTCTTCCTTTACCTGGAGGTGTTCCTTGGGGCACCTCCACTTGAATAGAATGACGTATCTCAAGATTAGGGTCCTTACTTTTCACAAAAAGATTATAACCACCTGCTGTAGGCAGAATGCCCCCCCCACAAAGATGTCTATGTGTTATCCAGGGAAACTGTATTACctgacaaaagggactttgcaggtgtgattagaGATTGTGAGATGGGGGTGATCTGGGCAGGCCCAGTATAGTCACAGAGTCCTAGGtaagggagacagggagagaagctAGAGATGTGACGCGCTGTTTTGAAGGTGGAGGGAGACGCCATGAAATAAGGAATGAAGCTACAGGAGGCAAGGGAATAGACTCTCCCCTCCAGCCTTCAGAAGGAACAACGCCGTCAGCATGGTTTTTAGAACTTCTAGAGCCGTAAGAGAGTAAGTCtccattgtttaagccactaagtggTAACTTGCTACAGCAGTAATGGGAAACCTACATGTCGCCATACTCTACAACTGTTCAATCTCTAAAATAGCTGGATTCACACAGCTATTAAATCAAACACACAGGAAAAGTATTCCAGGCCCTGCTAGAGAACACAGCTAACCTCCGTCCGAGGCCCAGATCTTTACCAAAATCAAGACTGAGTGCAGTGCTGTGTACGGAGAACTGCTCTGAGGACACGCAGACCTCTGCTCTACATCGGTCCAAACACCCTGGGTCGGGTCTGTCCTTGCATCAGGCGAGATGGAGTAAGAGGATTAGGAAACTGCTCGCTTTGGAGCACATCTCCTCCCAAAACTGTTTTCTCTGAGCTGCATATCTCACCTTTTGTGCCGTGACAGTACAAAATCTGAAAAGCAGAGATACTAGTAACAAAAATAATGCCTACTACCTCCTGATTGCTTACTACTGACATGGTCCAAGCATACACTGTCTGTTCAGTTCTCACGACAACCCTTAGGAGGGGGCTGTAagcatccccatttcacagaagacaCTTAGGCACACCCACTGCCACCATGCACTGTCCCATGGGGCACACTCAGCtccgaggattaaatgagctgcTCAATGTCAACTGTTCGGAACAGACAGCAGACGGTGAGTGAAAAGCGATCACTGCTGTGCATATTTCTGCAGCACCCATACCTCTGCTGTAAGGACATCGCCAGGCAGTGGCGCGGGACAGCGAAGAGCCTTCCAGCAGTTATGAACTCAGACAAATGACTTCACATCTCTGAGCCCAGATTCAAGTATAAAACGTAGGCAACAGTCCCACGCTCGTAGGGTTTCCCATGAGGACTAGAGGCCACTGCGAAGACCAAGAACTTCGCACGGGAACTACTGTCAGAACAGTTGTAAGTAAGGACCCCGCCCGGTTTCTCCTGTTAAGTGTCGGTGAAAGGCTGTGCGGGGCGCACGGTGTCGCCGTGGGCTGCGGAGCGTGCGAACACGTCGCCCGGGCCACCGGGCAGCCCACGTCTGGCAGCGCGGCCCAGCGCCGCCGCCTCTGCGCCCCCGCAGCGTCCTGGCCTCCCTCCTGCGCCTGCATCCTCACCGAATACGCCGTGGGCCCCGTGACCGAGGGGTGCTGCCAACAGCCCGCGGGGACGCGGGGAGGACCCCGGGCTGCGCACAGCGCAGTCCGACGGGAGCCACCCGTCCCGCCCGGAAGCTTGGAAGGAGCGGCCGAGCTGCGCGCCGCGAAGTGCTCCAGGGAGCCCTCGCCAGCCTGGCCTCCCTGCTCGTCACCGCGAGGGGCCCACAGCCACCGCCGCCACCCAGGCGGCGCGAAGCCGGGTGCGGCCGCCTCAGCACGAGCCCGGAGCCTCCGCGGAAGGGAGAGGCCCCGAGCCCGCCGCCCGCCCGGGATGACCGGGCGCCCCTCACCTGCTGGCCTCGCCGTCTGCTCGCGGCTCCGCTAGACGCCGCCCGCTGTTCCTCAGCACCATTTCGCCGCCTGGGCTTCCCAGAGAAATTTGGCGCGCTCCCACCAACTCTCGCGAGAGACCGGAAGCGCCCGGTCGCCCAATGAGGAGGCTCATCGCGCTCCGCCCAGCCGAGCTCCAATCACCTCCGGCGCCTGAGGGGCGGTGGCCCGTTAGGGACTCGGGGAAAAGTGTGCTGAGGCGCGCGCGCCGCACACGCCGGGGTCTGTCGGGGGTGGCGCTGCGGACCACGGCGGGACGAGAAATGTCTGGCCGTCCCCGAGCCTGGCCGCCCTGGGGCCGGGTCAGCGCCGCGGGCGCGGCGTGGCGCGGCGGAGGTGATGGCGCCGGCGGCGTCGATGCTGCGGGCGGAGGCCGGGCTCGGGGCGCTGCCGCGGCGGGCGCTCGCCCAGTACCTGCGCCTCCTGCGGCTCTACCCGGTGCTCACCAAGGCGGCCACCAGGTCGGCGCGGAGCGGATGGGACCGGGCGGGGGGCGGCGGGCGGCCCGGCGCTCGGACAGCCAGAGACCTAGTAGCTACACAGACGCCTGCTGCGTGGGGGTTGAGTGTGAAAGGCCCAATCCCCGTGTACACAAACGACCCTCCAAAGATCTGAGGTTTTGTGCATTCGGCTCTGACCGTTACTACTTTGGCCCAGACTGAAGGGCAGCACAAAATCAAGGAGGGCTTCCTGCAGACCTCCGGGTCTTCCATCGTTGGGGCTCGTAGACATCGTCCCCGCGGTGAATGGGGCCGGCAGAGTGGGGGAAGCCTGTCGCCGGCCCAGCTCCTTGCAGCGTGTTAGTCCCTGAATTTGTGCTGAGAATTAGAGGCAGAAGCCTTGAGGAACGGCCCGGGAAGGCTGGGCAGGAAGGTGTTCAGGTTTGTTTGCTTTGTATTTGGGAGAAACTGACCCAGCGCCCTCGGTCCGCTGGTTAGCTCCGCCCTTTGATCTGGAGCACTGAACTTTTTAGGAGACATGTCCTACTTCATTACTTTTGGTTAACTAATTTTATAAGCTTGTTCCGCTTTATTAATTCAGCCTTTCATAAAAATGCACAGCGTGCTTCCTGTGTACTGAGCAGTGATTAGCAGTGATTCAGATAAGTGTATAGGGTCCCGGCCCTCTTAGAGCTTGTATTTTAGTGAAGAACTGGACAAAAAGGTAAATACGGATAAAGTGGTTAGGGAATTTCTCTGAtctgaggagatgacatttgaacagaggCCTGAGTGAAGGGAGGGCACAGGCTATGCAAAGAAGGGAAGCAGAGCTCTCCATCAGGTACAGCGCGAGCAAAGATCCCGAGGGAGGAGCAAGCTAATGATGGAGGAGCGGAAAGAAGGTCTGTGCCGCTGAGAAAGTGAACAGTGAGCAAGGGAGCGGATGAGAGAAGTGGCCAAGGATCAGCTCAAGGACGCCTTTATCGCCCACActaagaagtttggattttttaGCTCAGAGAGCTCAGAAGGTAGCTACACCAAACCTTGCAGTGACTGGGCCTGTCTCCATCTTTCTACTGAAATTTATATTGTGATCATTGCGAATTCACATGCAGCTGTAAGAAATGATACAGGGAGATCCCTTGTGCACTTGCCCAGTTTCttccattgttaacattttgtaaaattaatacaatatcaCAGCCAGGACACTGGCGCGGATACAGTTCATAGATCATACTCAGGTTCCCCCTGCTTTTCTTGTACTTGTGCGTGTGTTTAGTTCTATAGATTTATCACATGTATAGGTTTGTGTACCCACCACCACAGTCAAAATACGGGAAAGTGTCATCATAAGGATGTCCCCTGTTGTCCTTACAACCATATACCTCCCTCCCACACGTGGTCAATTTGTGCAAAGTAACAACCGTCAGGATATCCACAGTGATGAGTCCACCAATTGGAGAACTTGCTGAGCTGGTGCGCATGTGCGCGCATGCCTGCATGTTCTGCCTCCAGCCTTTGATGCAGGGCCCTACACTGCTGCCACTTTAATAAGGATGTATCTCCACTCCTCCCGTTTGATCTCGGGACAGCCATGCTAGGTCCATGGGGAACAAATGCCCCCTGCTGGCGGTCGCTGTTCTCTGATTACCTCTGTGTCCACAGTGGCATTTTGTCAGCACTTGGGAACTTCCTGGCCCAGATGATTGAGAAGAGGCGGAAAAAAGAAAACGGCTCTCAAAAGCTAGATGTCAGTGGGCCTCTCAGATATGCCATTTATGGGTGAGTTCCATAGAGGGGCTGGTTTACCCGGTAGTTGACTTAAGTGCAACAAAGCTAGGGTCTCAAGTTTCTGAAATAAtctaatttggaaaaataatttttaaaagcattgaaGTAATCATGGGAAAAACCAGAACAGTGGACGGATAATGTTcacttattttatagtttcatatggttttcattttgaattgCATGGGTGGGAGTGGCCGTCTTCATTGCGCTGAGAACTGGGGGCTGATAACTCACCTGAACCTAAAGTCAGACTTCAAGACTCGAAGACCCTGCAAGTGGGAAACACTCAAATATGGCCAGTCAGTTATTTTCATGGCATAAACATCCAGGAAAGGAAGACTTACATGTCCAGTTTCTGAACCCCTTTTTGAACTGCAAAGCACAGCGATTCAGGAGTTGTAGCAATAAACCCACCAGGTTCTCTGGCCAGTCATGTTTGTGTAACTGGactattttgaagtattttgcaatgagtgattttttttttcaattccaaatTCACAAATACCATTTTTGTATTTGAGAGCACTGTTAACTTCAGTCATCACAGCTTATCTATAATGTATTTAAAGTCTCGGTCGTCCCACCATGCCAGACGCAGACTagatcagaatcacctgggcagcCTTATCCAATTAGTTTTCCCTGCTCTAGGCCACCTGCCATTCTATGGCAGGTTGGGAAAAGACAACTAGGAGCTGCTTGTTTAAAGACTTTAAGTGTGAGGAGTGGGAAGACCTCTGAGTCCTTGCCCATCTTATGGCTGAATTTTATGGAGCTGCAGGGCTGTTGTCCACTAGATGTAGGGTGGGCTTCAGTCCTCTCCAGAGAAGCCTGTACAATTGGCAGTGAAGGGCAGCAGTACAGACAAGCTCCCAGGATGGGAGCTCGAACACCAGGCTGCATCTGCGTACTTAGTACTGAGCACCTTCTGAGCCAGGCCCTgtggacacagcagtgaacagacACACGATGTTCTCTTATGACGCTGAGAGGAGATCATGACATGTAGTGagaaatgctatgaagaaaatgaaacggCCCAGAACAGAGTGGCAGAGACAGTGGTGGGTGACTTAGGAAAATCAGGAGAGACCTCTCCAAGCCAACAGTGTTAGGGAGCCGGCCACGTGATGATGGGGGGCTCCAAGCTCCAAGGCAGGAACAAGTCTAGTCTGTCAGCAGCAGAAAAGAATGCCTGAAGCAGATTCAAAGAAAGAATACTTCCTAGAAGGCCCACAGGCCTGTGTGATCAGTGTGAGGGGCTGCGGGAGGCAGGTTGGCACCTGGGCTTGCGCAGACCGAGGAGAGCAGTCCAGCTCACCCCCGTGGGGCGCAGCTTCTTGTTCACAGGGCCGCTGAGTCACTACTTCTACCTCTTCCTGGAGCGCTGGGTCCCGCCCGAGGTGCCCTTGGCAGGGGTCCTGAAGCTCCTCCTGGACCGTGTCCTCTTTGCGCCCGCCTTCCTGTTGTTGTTCTTCGTCGTCATGAACTTCCTGGAGGTTGGTCTCTGAGCAGCACCTAGGACAGCTCTCCATGTCACAGGATGCTTAGCCTGGCACCTGTGCACGGGGTTCAGGAGTCTGGGAACTTTTCATGACACTCAAAGGGGACTTTCATGTTTTCCTTGATGAATGTGGGAAGCAAAGCAGTGTTATTAGCCATGCCTGCTGGTCGCAGTAGAAATTCCACATCAGTGACATATCCCTGAAGGTCGTTTAGGCTCATTGCTCCTTGCACGTGCCATTAGGTCTTGTCACTGAATGTGTTAATAAAGAAACACCTATGCTAGTCTATCAGAGAATTGTTTTCTGAACATTTTGATTGGTTCCTTTGTAGTcctatatgttttattttgtacattacaACACCTGATTCTGAGAATGGGATCCAGGCGTTACCAGACTGCAGAAGGGACCCTGGCAGAGTGTCACCCGTGCAGTTGCAGAGGCCTGTGTGGACTCTGCCTGGACATCACAAGTGTTCTGAAGAGGCTGACTTAATGTCACAGCCCACTGCATGAGAGGTGTGCTAATGTACCCACACCTAGTCCCTTCCCAGTTCACTGGCACCTTCAACCCCTCGCCACCTGTTCTCTGCCAGGCACTCTGTGCCCAAGACACATCATGTTCTTCCCTGAAACTAATTTGTTTCAACCAATCACAGCAGGTAGAAGCTTCTCaggcaggttttattttaaaacaacatctTTGGAGTTCCTGTTACTAAGGATATTCCCCTTAGTGTGTAAAGTGACCCTggggagaaatagaaaagatattTAAACTTACCTGTGGTTGCTAATAAGTCCCTGATAGTAGAAACTGTTTGGGAAGTCTTTAGGCAGTCTGAGCTAGGAGGAAGCAAAGGGTGCCCACATTAGAAGTGAGGGTACCAGGCGgcttctctttatttccttccaaatatgaagggaatatattttcattaagaaacaaaagcccTGCACGTATATGTCAAGTGCTACCAAAGTGCCTAAAGTACCCACCACGTAAATGGCACACGGGGGAGCACACACTAAGTCACATATTTTGGCCGTTAGACACGACGTTGCAGCATTCTACCATCTGCCTGTCCTTTTGTGTAAGGATCCCTGTTTGGTTAGTTCCTAGACTTGTCCTGAAAGCCTGTCCTTGATTGTCGTCCCTGCAGTGGCCCATAATAAGAGCAACCGCTGACATTTATCGAGCACTTGCCTTGTCCCAAGCTCTGCTTCCAGTGCACGTCATTTTAGGCTGGCATCTCCCCTAGTTGACATCTGGGGAAGCCGAGGCCCCAGGGTGAATCACTGGCTGATTCCCGTCCCTGTGGCGCGTGAGTCCTCCAATCAGGCTAGACCCAGGCTGTGTGACTGCAGTGCTCAGCCCTGACGGTGTCTCCCCATGTGAGGTTCCTTTCCCCACTCTGACAACTGTGAtggtaattttcttttacatagtttgcaatctgataggtgaaaaataatttacatatatgtatgaagTTGAACACCTTTTTATATGCTTATCTGTATTTCTTTCAGGAACTTTAGTTTTATCTGTTAGAGTGCTCGCcttttttttactgatttgtatatttgcatatattaaggATACCAGTGCTTTATCAAATAGTTGCAgacattttccccattttcaggTGTTTGCCCTTTAGCTGCACATAAAGTTAAAACGTttgtataaagttaaaaatggaaagttGCATGTTTTTCATAGTGTCTTTTGCACACAGGAGTGTATTCAGATGTCATTGTTTTCCGTAGTGGACTTCCTTAAAGGAAGAGACTGGAAATACTCTCCTACATCCTTCTACTCTCATGATTTCATTGTGTACATTTTGACGAACCCAAAGATAATAGAAATATTCTCCTGCACTTTCCTCTAGTGTtcctatggttttatttttatttgtagtggGAGAGAAGCCTTCTGTCTTGGTGTTTTCCACTTATACAGCAAATTGCCtcattaccatttattgaacaatcCCCACTTTTGAAACATTCACTTTATCATGTTCTCGTAACCATATGTACAGGCCATTACCTGGGCTCTGGTCTTTTGATGGATCCTATTCATTCCACTATTTTTTTGGGCTGTTGCTACCAGACTTAATTAccatattttatagtatttttaagtCTGTGGTAAGGTAGGCCTTCCCTCATTCTTTCTCAAGGTGGCCATTATGCATTTATCCTCCCAGATGACACTCAGAATTAATTTATGgggtccattttttaaaaactcctgaCAAGTTTTGATTGGAGATTATTTTGGAAAGAACTGACAGCCGAGCCATAAGTAGTTCCGATGCCCAGGGCTATCGAGCCGTGTGAATCACCAGTCAGGTCAGCTCTGTAAGGGGCAACGACCGGTCGTGGACAAATGTCCCCGTTCCGATGATTTTCCAATCGGACGCCTAGCTCCTTGTAGCTGCACTGCTACACGTGTGTGCTGTCCACATACAAACGGAGCCAAATCTAGTCGAAGAACCCCACCGTGTTCGGGTTTGCGGCCCCCCAGGCCTTGGTGCCGCTGCGAGGGCAGCGGAGCTCGCTCACCGCCTGCGTTTCCCTCCTCTCCAGGGCAGAGACGCGGCCGCCCTTGCCGCCAGGGTGAGGAGCGGATTCTGGCCGGCGCTGCAGATGAACTGGCGCGTGTGGACCCCCGTGCAGTTTATTAATGTCAACTACGTCCCTTTGCAGGTGAGCCAGAGCGCGCCATCCTCCACCAGAGGCCATTTCCCAACAGCCATCCGGGTTCCGGACTCCGCCCCGAATCCTTTAGCTCCGGATTCGGAGGCAAAGCGCCATAGAGTGGCTCCCGAGCGAGGTCCACTTTCATGCGTTCGCCGGACAAACGTTTTTAAAAAGCCCGGGTTTCCTAGGGATGAGGCCTTCCAGACGTGCAGCCCCACGCGCGCGCAGGTGCAGAGAAACCGCGAGGGCCGCCTCACCTGGTGACGTCAGAGCCGCACGTGAgcgcggggcggggcctggcCCAGTGCGACGTGCGCGCAGAACGCGCTCTTGGGGAGCTCCGGGTGGCTCGGCGCTTTGGGCCCCAAGGGGGACCCGGCAGAGGAGTGTCCGCGGGGCCTCTGCAGGGCGCGCCGCTCGCTTACCGACCGCAAGCCCTGCTGGCCGGGCGCCGGCTCTTCACTGCACACCAGTAGCAGCCCCTCTGTGTCCCGCTCCCAAGACCACTCCGGGGCGGCGATTTGCTACAAGGGCTCGGCGCAAGATTGGTTAGAGGCACGCGGCGAGGATCTGCAAGTGGGTCCTAGGAATCCAGTGCAGGCCCCCCCGTGCCCCCGTGCCATCTCAGGGCAAGCTCTCACGCACCAACAAAACGCGGCAACGCCTAGGAAAGCCCACTAGAGACCGCGCTGGGTTTAGTGCCGGGCTGCTCGGGTAGGCGCCCCGGAGCGCCACGCTCCAGGAGAGAGCCAGCGGTCAGCATAAACCGCACCGTCTCCCCAAGCCTCCCAGGCACCGGGAAGCCGGCCTAGtcagttgggggggggggaaccctcCTGAAATCCAGGTTCCTGGATGCCACCAGGCCCGTCCAAGAACGACAGCCTCAGGCCTGCTAGGCCAATCCTTTTCTCACACCATCTAAGTAACCGTTTTAGGGAGCACAAAGGGATTAGAGCTGAAGCCCCGTGGCCGACTCTGCAAATACACCAGGAAGTAGCAGAAAACCGGGAGAAGGCAGTGAGAGATCCATAGTAAACGTAGGTCGTTAGAGCAGAATGAAAATCGGTTGGGTTTCCATGGGCTTTAACAATCGACGACCTTCCCACAAACAATTTCAGTGGTTATTTGGGAGCTGAAGCCACATTGCTGTGAATCAAGGAAAGTGGGGAAGTAGAAATCATGAGTCTAGAAAATTCTCTCCAGAAGTTTGTGAAGAGGGCCAGGGGAGGAGGCTGTGAAGCTGGAAGCATCCTCCAGCTAAATGGATGTGCACCAGCTGCCCCTAAGGGAAGAGGGGACTGGGCTATGAGCAGGGAACCCTGGAGACAGAGGGCCCTTCTTCCTGACAGGAGGTGACTATTTACGAAGGACCAGGGCGGCGTGTGGGTGGGGCCAGAcagggggaggaggcagggtgggAATTTGGAGGCGAGTAAAGGAGTGAACTTGTGGAGGGGAGTCACTGGAGAAGAGGAGCCAGCGGAGGCCGAAGACCCTGTGCTGCATGGGTCTGGGGCTTGGGGAGGCGAGAAGGCTCAGGCTGGAGGTTATTCCAGGGAGCGCAGTGGGGAAACAGGAAGGTAAGAAACGGGCCATGGGGTGTAAGGTGCATAGAGAAGGAAACAGGCGTCAAGACAGAATGGCTGAGGATATAGAGGGACCTATGGTTGGCTCAAAGgagaggctggcaagtccaagcTTTCCAAGTCACAGGGACAGAATGCTGCCTGGCTGGACTTTCCATCGTGGGTGGTTGCAAGCGAGTGCTTTTGGGGCAGTGGTTTAGTCAACAAAGGTGTATGTGTGCCCCACTGCTCTAGATTTGGGATGCGGTAACAAGACAGACCACACTGCTACTTCCGCAGAGCTTACCTGCCAGTAGACTCGCTGACTAGAGGTGACTTCAGGTGGGTTTGTCTGTCAGGGCAGCGGGACAGTGAGGGGTCAGTGACGGGCAGGTCATGGGGTGTAGAGGGGCTGGGTGAAGTCACACACATGATGGCAAGCCCTAGGAGAGAGGCTGAGCCAGGCGTTGAGGTGCTCAGGGAAGGACAAGGGACAGTCACTGTTTTCCCTGCTGGCCCAGGCACGTTGGCAGGAACGCTGTCCTCACCATGCTATGAAGTGGAGGCAATGGGCTGGCTGGGGAACGAGCCATCCTAGAGTCCTAGAGAACGGCTGCCCTCCCCGTGCCAGGGCCTCACTGACGTGTGCCCGTGTTTTCTTTGGCAGTTCCGGGTGC
Protein-coding regions in this window:
- the PXMP2 gene encoding peroxisomal membrane protein 2 isoform X4, with translation MAPAASMLRAEAGLGALPRRALAQYLRLLRLYPVLTKAATSFLFTGPLSHYFYLFLERWVPPEVPLAGVLKLLLDRVLFAPAFLLLFFVVMNFLEGRDAAALAARVRSGFWPALQMNWRVWTPVQFINVNYVPLQFRVLFANLVALFWYAYLASLGK
- the PXMP2 gene encoding peroxisomal membrane protein 2 isoform X2; this encodes MAPAASMLRAEAGLGALPRRALAQYLRLLRLYPVLTKAATSGILSALGNFLAQMIEKRRKKENGSQKLDVSGPLRYAIYGFLFTGPLSHYFYLFLERWVPPEVPLAGVLKLLLDRVLFAPAFLLLFFVVMNFLEGRDAAALAARVRSGFWPALQMNWRVWTPVQFINVNYVPLQFRVLFANLVALFWYAYLASLGK
- the PXMP2 gene encoding peroxisomal membrane protein 2 isoform X3, encoding MAPAASMLRAEAGLGALPRRALAQYLRLLRLYPVLTKAATSFLFTGPLSHYFYLFLERWVPPEVPLAGVLKLLLDRVLFAPAFLLLFFVVMNFLEGRDAAALAARVRSGFWPALQMNWRVWTPVQFINVNYVPLQIWDAVTRQTTLLLPQSLPASRLAD
- the PXMP2 gene encoding peroxisomal membrane protein 2 isoform X1, whose amino-acid sequence is MAPAASMLRAEAGLGALPRRALAQYLRLLRLYPVLTKAATSGILSALGNFLAQMIEKRRKKENGSQKLDVSGPLRYAIYGFLFTGPLSHYFYLFLERWVPPEVPLAGVLKLLLDRVLFAPAFLLLFFVVMNFLEGRDAAALAARVRSGFWPALQMNWRVWTPVQFINVNYVPLQIWDAVTRQTTLLLPQSLPASRLAD